The following DNA comes from Cytophagales bacterium.
CTGAATTTTGATCAATTAAATCATAAACGAGATCAGAAAATTCCGCCGGCTCCGGTTGATACAGGTTGTCATTTTCTTCCAGACTTTTTAATTCTATGTTGTAATTCTGCTGAGGCAGGTTATTGAGTCGGGTATATTGTTCAATGCGCCTGAACACATCATTCAACAATGGCTTGACGACTTTGACTTTTCCCTGAGAAGGAAACCTCGGATGCATCAAGCTACCGCAATCATACTGCAGCACCTCCTCATAATTCATTTCATAGATATTGAGCATTTTAGCTTCTTCTTCCGATATCATGCTACGGTTTTCATCCAAACAGATTTCAGAAGAAAAGAAAGGCTCGTGGCTAACAACAATCTGTTTGTCCTTGGTCACACAAAGGTCCATTTCCAGGGTATTTACTCCCAAATCGACGGCATGCAGGAATCCTCGAATGGAATTTTCGGGAAGCAATCCCCGGGCGCCCCTGTGCCCCTGAAT
Coding sequences within:
- a CDS encoding glycerophosphodiester phosphodiesterase family protein; protein product: MKQIWSGFLLIILLIGCQSASNKQENMDLSSIDIQGHRGARGLLPENSIRGFLHAVDLGVNTLEMDLCVTKDKQIVVSHEPFFSSEICLDENRSMISEEEAKMLNIYEMNYEEVLQYDCGSLMHPRFPSQGKVKVVKPLLNDVFRRIEQYTRLNNLPQQNYNIELKSLEENDNLYQPEPAEFSDLVYDLIDQNSGIAWDRITIQSFDFRILQYFRKQYPNVRLSQLIENELTWQENVETLGFKPEVYSCYYKFLTKEIVEELHEAGIKVIPWTINEVEEMKELITWGVDGIITDYPDRVKEL